In one window of Hevea brasiliensis isolate MT/VB/25A 57/8 chromosome 10, ASM3005281v1, whole genome shotgun sequence DNA:
- the LOC110651309 gene encoding tRNase Z TRZ2, chloroplastic, which yields MQISFPISPPKIPSIFPFNHPISPKPAAPPTYHQFPLQTHPKRPINSTPLQSSGYLSAISRVIEEEEEYKKARAAVTRKGVDLEGYSIEGISIGGQETCLIIPEFKCAFDIGRCPTRAIHQNFVFITHAHLDHIGGLPMYVASRGLYNLKPPTIFVPPCIKQDVEKLFDIHRAMGQVELNLDLVALDVGETYELRNDIVVRPFRTQHVIPSQGYVIYSIRKKLKKQYIHLKGKQIEKLKKSGVEITDIILSPEVAFTGDTTAEYMLDPRNADALRAKILITEATFLDDGFSIEHAQKHGHTHLYEIIKNAEWIRNKAVMLTHFSSRYSIEDIRQAVSKLQSKVSAKVVPLTEGFKSMYS from the exons ATGCAAATTTCTTTCCCCATATCACCCCCCAAAATCCCTTCAATTTTCCCATTCAACCATCCCATTTCCCCTAAACCAGCAGCACCACCAACCTACCATCAATTTCCTCTCCAAACCCATCCCAAAAGACCCATAAATTCAACTCCCCTCCAATCCTCTGGTTATTTATCGGCAATAAGTCGTGTAATTGAGGAAGAAGAGGAGTACAAAAAGGCCCGTGCCGCGGTCACCCGTAAAGGAGTCGACTTGGAAGGTTACTCAATCGAGGGAATCTCTATTGGGGGCCAAGAGACCTGTTTAATTATACCGGAGTTCAAGTGTGCTTTTGATATTGGGAGATGTCCCACAAGGGCAATTCACCAGAACTTCGTGTTCATTACTCATGCCCACCTCGATCACATT GGTGGGCTGCCAATGTATGTGGCTAGTCGTGGTTTGTACAACTTAAAACCTCCGACTATATTTGTGCCCCCTTGCATCAAACAGGATGTTGAGAAGCTTTTTGATATCCACAGGGCCATGGGGCAAGTGGAATTGAATCTTGATTTGGTTGCATTGGATGTGG GTGAAACATATGAATTGCGGAATGATATTGTAGTTCGACCATTTCGAACCCAGCATGTTATACCTAGTCAG GGTTATGTTATCTATTCTATTAGAAAAAAGTTGAAGAAGCAGTATATTCATCTCAAAGGGAAAcagattgagaaattgaagaagtCAGGTGTTGAG atTACAGATATAATATTGTCCCCAGAGGTGGCCTTTACTGGAGATACCACAGCAGAGTACATGCTTGATCCACGTAATGCAGATGCATTGAGAGCAAAAATTCTCATAACTGAG GCAACTTTCCTTGATGATGGTTTCAGCATAGAACATGCACAAAAACATGGTCATACTCATTTGTACGAG ATTATCAAAAATGCTGAATGGATTCGGAATAAAGCTGTCATGTTGACTCATTTTTCTTCTCGTTACAGTATAGAG GACATCCGTCAAGCTGTATCGAAATTGCAATCCAAGGTGTCAGCAAAAGTTGTTCCTCTAACAGAAGGTTTCAAATCAATGTACTCTTAA
- the LOC110657892 gene encoding protein IQ-DOMAIN 33 isoform X3 encodes MGITGELVKSVFSRNRSVGTHESNNSGRSSTGDKRRWSVVRSYLCGDEFNSVIAKEDSASIKSSEATVTQPVQEEIPKEDTVKEKHNSTSNLFQQEDAAIIIQSAFRNYLASRLSEEIKSNNGKEPVIEMESPSRASVGTSIEVQTGNSVEFLSVKLENAAGHHRMPKKARTQVLKIKEDWDDSTVSSNITKMRIQNRMEATNRRERALAYAFAQQLRICSKRKQTRSDDTEPNMGWSWLERWMATRLSECSVESRTSKPYEPQSCSHRVPARKRFFDVAEEMESCGSNEVSLQFDSLSMTSANHNDGLTTTRNRLKSTRTISRRKTAPSNQCLKVHSKIIKKECQKESERNKENSNKKEINCKDASS; translated from the exons ATGGGTATCACTGGAGAGTTGGTTAAGAGTGTCTTCTCTAGAAACCGCTCTGTTGGAACTCATGAAAGCAATAATAGT GGTAGAAGCAGTACAGGTGACAAGAGAAGGTGGAGTGTTGTTAGATCATACCTCTGCGGTGATGAGTTTAATTCAGTTATTGCAAAGGAAGATTCAGCTTCAATCAAGAGCTCAGAGGCCACAGTTACACAGCCTGTGCAAGAGGAAATTCCCAAAGAAGATACTGTCAAGGAAAAGCATAATTCAACTTCCAACTTATTCCAGCAAGAAGATGCGGCAATCATCATCCAGTCAGCATTCAGAAACTATCTG GCTAGTCGTCTGAGCgaagaaattaaatcaaacaatGGTAAGGAGCCTGTTATTGAAATGGAAAGTCCAAGTAGAGCTTCTGTAGGCACATCAATCGAAGTTCAGACTGGAAATTCCGTGGAATTTCTGTCAGTTAAACTGGAAAATGCGGCTGGTCATCACCGGATGCCAAAGAAAGCCAGAACTCAGGTTTTGAAGATAAAG GAAGACTGGGATGATAGCACAGTGAGCAGCAATATAACCAAAATGAGGATTCAGAACAGGATGGAAGCAACAAACAGACGCGAGAGGGCACTGGCTTATGCTTTTGCACAACAG CTAAGAATCTGTTCAAAGAGAAAACAGACGAGATCTGATGATACAGAACCCAATATGGGTTGGAGCTGGCTAGAAAGGTGGATGGCAACCCGACTTTCAGAATGCTCAGTCGAAAGTCGGACAAGTAAGCCATACGAGCCACAAAGCTGCAGTCACAGAGTGCCAGCTAGAAAGAGATTTTTTGATGTAGCAGAAGAAATGGAGAGCTGTGGATCTAATGAGGTTTCTCTACAATTTGATAGCTTATCAATGACTTCAGCAAATCACAATGATGGCTTAACAACTACCAGGAATAGGCTCAAGTCTACAAGAACCATATCAAGGCGGAAAACAGCACCAAGCAACCAATGCCTGAAAGTGCATAGCAAG ATTATCAAGAAAGAATGCCAAAAGGAGAGTGAGCGAAATAAAGAGAACAGCAACAAGAAGGAAATCAATTGCAAAGATGCCTCTTCTTAG
- the LOC110657890 gene encoding eukaryotic translation initiation factor 1A — translation MPKNKGKGGKNRKRGKNEADDEKRELIFKEDGQEYAQVLRMLGNGRCEAMCIDGSKRLCHIRGKMHKKVWIAAGDIILVGLRDYQDDKADVILKYMPDEARLLKAYGELPESTRLNEGIAGGLDEEDDGAGDDYIEFEDEDIDKI, via the coding sequence ATGCCGAAGAATAAGGGAAAGGGAGGTAAGAATAGGAAGAGAGGAAAGAACGAAGCAGATGATGAGAAACGTGAGCTCATCTTTAAGGAAGATGGACAGGAGTATGCCCAAGTGCTTCGCATGCTTGGTAATGGCCGTTGTGAAGCAATGTGTATTGATGGGTCCAAGCGTCTATGTCATATTCGTGGGAAGATGCACAAGAAGGTTTGGATTGCAGCTGGTGATATCATACTTGTTGGGCTGCGTGACTATCAGGACGACAAGGCTGATGTTATCTTGAAGTATATGCCAGATGAAGCTAGGCTTCTAAAGGCCTATGGTGAACTTCCTGAGAGCACACGTCTCAATGAGGGTATTGCTGGAGGTCTTGATGAGGAGGATGATGGTGCTGGCGATGATTATATTGAGTTTGAGGATGAAGATATTGATAAGATCTAG
- the LOC110657892 gene encoding protein IQ-DOMAIN 33 isoform X2 produces the protein MDHFRVEAVQVTREGGVLLDHTSAVMSLIQLLQRKIQLQSRAQRPQLHSLCKRKFPKKILSRKSIIQLPTYSSKKMRQSSSSQHSETIWLAHIGRNTFPLQLDILKENDFLILINICVLELQASRLSEEIKSNNGKEPVIEMESPSRASVGTSIEVQTGNSVEFLSVKLENAAGHHRMPKKARTQVLKIKEDWDDSTVSSNITKMRIQNRMEATNRRERALAYAFAQQLRICSKRKQTRSDDTEPNMGWSWLERWMATRLSECSVESRTSKPYEPQSCSHRVPARKRFFDVAEEMESCGSNEVSLQFDSLSMTSANHNDGLTTTRNRLKSTRTISRRKTAPSNQCLKVHSKIIKKECQKESERNKENSNKKEINCKDASS, from the exons ATGGATCACTTCAGGGTAGAAGCAGTACAGGTGACAAGAGAAGGTGGAGTGTTGTTAGATCATACCTCTGCGGTGATGAGTTTAATTCAGTTATTGCAAAGGAAGATTCAGCTTCAATCAAGAGCTCAGAGGCCACAGTTACACAGCCTGTGCAAGAGGAAATTCCCAAAGAAGATACTGTCAAGGAAAAGCATAATTCAACTTCCAACTTATTCCAGCAAGAAGATGCGGCAATCATCATCCAGTCAGCATTCAGAAACTATCTGGTTAGCTCATATTGGCAGAAACACCTTCCCTCTGCAATTAGATATCTTGAAGGAAAATGACTTTCTGATCCTAATAAACATCTGTGTGCTTGAATTACAGGCTAGTCGTCTGAGCgaagaaattaaatcaaacaatGGTAAGGAGCCTGTTATTGAAATGGAAAGTCCAAGTAGAGCTTCTGTAGGCACATCAATCGAAGTTCAGACTGGAAATTCCGTGGAATTTCTGTCAGTTAAACTGGAAAATGCGGCTGGTCATCACCGGATGCCAAAGAAAGCCAGAACTCAGGTTTTGAAGATAAAG GAAGACTGGGATGATAGCACAGTGAGCAGCAATATAACCAAAATGAGGATTCAGAACAGGATGGAAGCAACAAACAGACGCGAGAGGGCACTGGCTTATGCTTTTGCACAACAG CTAAGAATCTGTTCAAAGAGAAAACAGACGAGATCTGATGATACAGAACCCAATATGGGTTGGAGCTGGCTAGAAAGGTGGATGGCAACCCGACTTTCAGAATGCTCAGTCGAAAGTCGGACAAGTAAGCCATACGAGCCACAAAGCTGCAGTCACAGAGTGCCAGCTAGAAAGAGATTTTTTGATGTAGCAGAAGAAATGGAGAGCTGTGGATCTAATGAGGTTTCTCTACAATTTGATAGCTTATCAATGACTTCAGCAAATCACAATGATGGCTTAACAACTACCAGGAATAGGCTCAAGTCTACAAGAACCATATCAAGGCGGAAAACAGCACCAAGCAACCAATGCCTGAAAGTGCATAGCAAG ATTATCAAGAAAGAATGCCAAAAGGAGAGTGAGCGAAATAAAGAGAACAGCAACAAGAAGGAAATCAATTGCAAAGATGCCTCTTCTTAG
- the LOC110657891 gene encoding eukaryotic translation initiation factor 1A translates to MPKNKGKGGKNRKRGKNEADEGKRELIFKEDGQEYAQVLRMLGNGRCEAMCADGTKRLCHIRGKMHKKVWIAAGDIILIGLRDYQDDKADVILKYWRYEARLLKSYGELPESTHLSESIAGVLDEDDDGVSDDYIDFGFNCTDPSGSFIEE, encoded by the coding sequence ATGCCAAAGAATAAGGGAAAAGGAGGTAAGAATAGGAAGAGAGGAAAAAACGAAGCAGATGAAGGGAAACGTGAGCTCATATTTAAAGAAGATGGGCAAGAGTATGCACAAGTGCTTCGCATGCTTGGCAATGGCCGTTGTGAGGCCATGTGTGCTGATGGCACCAAGCGTCTTTGTCACATTCGTGGGAAGATGCATAAGAAGGTTTGGATTGCAGCTGGTGATATAATTCTTATTGGGTTGCGTGACTATCAGGATGATAAGGCTGATGTTATCTTAAAGTATTGGAGATATGAAGCTAGGCTTTTAAAGTCCTATGGTGAACTTCCTGAGAGTACACATCTCAGTGAGAGTATTGCAGGAGTTCTTGATGAGGATGATGATGGTGTTAGCGATGATTATATTGATTTTGGGTTTAATTGCACTGATCCATCTGGATCGTTCATTGAAGAATAA
- the LOC110657892 gene encoding protein IQ-DOMAIN 33 isoform X1, with protein MKAIIVVEAVQVTREGGVLLDHTSAVMSLIQLLQRKIQLQSRAQRPQLHSLCKRKFPKKILSRKSIIQLPTYSSKKMRQSSSSQHSETIWLAHIGRNTFPLQLDILKENDFLILINICVLELQASRLSEEIKSNNGKEPVIEMESPSRASVGTSIEVQTGNSVEFLSVKLENAAGHHRMPKKARTQVLKIKEDWDDSTVSSNITKMRIQNRMEATNRRERALAYAFAQQLRICSKRKQTRSDDTEPNMGWSWLERWMATRLSECSVESRTSKPYEPQSCSHRVPARKRFFDVAEEMESCGSNEVSLQFDSLSMTSANHNDGLTTTRNRLKSTRTISRRKTAPSNQCLKVHSKIIKKECQKESERNKENSNKKEINCKDASS; from the exons ATGAAAGCAATAATAGT GGTAGAAGCAGTACAGGTGACAAGAGAAGGTGGAGTGTTGTTAGATCATACCTCTGCGGTGATGAGTTTAATTCAGTTATTGCAAAGGAAGATTCAGCTTCAATCAAGAGCTCAGAGGCCACAGTTACACAGCCTGTGCAAGAGGAAATTCCCAAAGAAGATACTGTCAAGGAAAAGCATAATTCAACTTCCAACTTATTCCAGCAAGAAGATGCGGCAATCATCATCCAGTCAGCATTCAGAAACTATCTGGTTAGCTCATATTGGCAGAAACACCTTCCCTCTGCAATTAGATATCTTGAAGGAAAATGACTTTCTGATCCTAATAAACATCTGTGTGCTTGAATTACAGGCTAGTCGTCTGAGCgaagaaattaaatcaaacaatGGTAAGGAGCCTGTTATTGAAATGGAAAGTCCAAGTAGAGCTTCTGTAGGCACATCAATCGAAGTTCAGACTGGAAATTCCGTGGAATTTCTGTCAGTTAAACTGGAAAATGCGGCTGGTCATCACCGGATGCCAAAGAAAGCCAGAACTCAGGTTTTGAAGATAAAG GAAGACTGGGATGATAGCACAGTGAGCAGCAATATAACCAAAATGAGGATTCAGAACAGGATGGAAGCAACAAACAGACGCGAGAGGGCACTGGCTTATGCTTTTGCACAACAG CTAAGAATCTGTTCAAAGAGAAAACAGACGAGATCTGATGATACAGAACCCAATATGGGTTGGAGCTGGCTAGAAAGGTGGATGGCAACCCGACTTTCAGAATGCTCAGTCGAAAGTCGGACAAGTAAGCCATACGAGCCACAAAGCTGCAGTCACAGAGTGCCAGCTAGAAAGAGATTTTTTGATGTAGCAGAAGAAATGGAGAGCTGTGGATCTAATGAGGTTTCTCTACAATTTGATAGCTTATCAATGACTTCAGCAAATCACAATGATGGCTTAACAACTACCAGGAATAGGCTCAAGTCTACAAGAACCATATCAAGGCGGAAAACAGCACCAAGCAACCAATGCCTGAAAGTGCATAGCAAG ATTATCAAGAAAGAATGCCAAAAGGAGAGTGAGCGAAATAAAGAGAACAGCAACAAGAAGGAAATCAATTGCAAAGATGCCTCTTCTTAG
- the LOC110657893 gene encoding eukaryotic translation initiation factor 1A, protein MPKNKGKGGKNRKRGKNEADDEKRELIFKEDGQEYAQVLRMLGNGRCEAMCIDGSKRLCHIRGKMHKKVWIAAGDIILVGLRDYQDDKADVILKYMPDEARLLKAYGELPESTRLNEGIAGGLDEEDDGAGDDYIEFEDEDIDKI, encoded by the coding sequence ATGCCGAAGAATAAGGGAAAGGGAGGTAAGAATAGGAAGAGAGGAAAGAACGAAGCAGATGATGAGAAACGTGAGCTTATCTTCAAGGAAGATGGGCAGGAATATGCCCAAGTGCTTCGCATGCTTGGTAATGGCCGTTGTGAAGCCATGTGTATTGATGGCTCCAAGCGTCTATGTCACATTCGTGGGAAGATGCACAAGAAGGTTTGGATAGCAGCTGGTGATATCATACTTGTTGGGCTGCGTGACTACCAGGATGACAAGGCTGATGTTATCTTGAAGTATATGCCAGATGAAGCTAGGCTTCTAAAGGCCTATGGTGAACTTCCTGAGAGTACACGTCTCAATGAGGGTATTGCTGGAGGTCTTGATGAGGAGGATGATGGTGCTGGTGATGATTATATTGAGTTTGAGGATGAAGATATTGATAAGATCTAG